The genomic region GCTTCCTTAAACTGGTCGGATTTGAGCTTTTTTCTGGTGTCTGCTGAAAGTGTATTTTTTCTCATGCGGATGGAAAGAGGGGTGACTTCTACCATTTCATCGTCCTTTATGAAACTGATGGCCTGGCCCAGCGTCATTTTTCTGGCGGGAGCCAGTACGCAGATATAATCGGAAGTAGAACTTCTCATGTTGGTAAGGTTTTTTTCCTTGCAAGGATTTACAGCCAGGTCATTATCCCGGCTATGCTCGCCTACTATCATTCCTTCATAAACCGGATCACCCGGTACAATAAACATGGTGCCCCTGGGTTCAAGGTTATGCAACGCGTAGGTAACTGCTTTGCCCTCGCGGTCTGCAACCAGCGAACCTGTAGTGCGTTTGGAAAAACTGCCTCTATATTCCTCGTAACCTTTTAAGTAGGAATTAATTACACCGGTGCCCGCTGTATCTACAATAAATTCATTGCGGTAACCTATCAGCGACCTGGAAGGAATAGTAAATTCCATACGCACCCTGCCGGTGCCGTGGTTAATAAGATTATCCATCTTTGCTTTTCTGTTGGATAATTTCTGAGAAACTACTCCGATACAGCTGTCGCTGCAATCAATAAACAAACGTTCTATAGGTTCGAGTAATTTACCGTTTTCTTTCTTATAAATTATTTTCGGAGAGCCGACATTCAGTTCAAAACCTTCCCGGATCATCGTTTCTATCAAAATTTCCATCTGAAACTCGCCCCGGCCTTTTACTAAAAATGCATTGGAATCCTGGGTACTTTCAACCTGTATGGCGACATTAAGAAGCGTTTCCTTCGTTAGCCTTTCATAAATTTTTCTGGATTGGACTAATTTCCCTTCCCTTCCGGAAAAAGGCGAAGTATTCACGCAGAATAACATTGACATGGTCGGTTCGTCAACGCTGATTCTCTGCAGGGCTTTGGGGTTTTCTTTTGTGCAAATAGTATCCCCAATTTTTACGTCTTCAATGCCCGCAAGAATTACAATATCGCCTTGTTTTACTATTTCAGTTTCTTTTAATTCTACTCCGTTATAAGTCTGGACCTTTGTCACTTTTAAAGGTTCTATTCTATTGCCCTCTTTCAGACAGACAAGCTTATCGCTGTTTTTTGCTGTTCCGTTTACTATTTTACCGATTGCCAGCCGCCCGAAATAATCTGAATAACTGAGGTCACAAACTAACATTTGAAAAGGCTCTGCAGGATCATATGAGGGAGCAGGAATATGCTTTAAAATAGCGTCAAAAAGTATATGAAGGTCCTTACCAGGCTCGTCAACTTTTTTTTGCGCTATTCCTTCCCTGCCTATTGAATAAAGCACAGGAAAATCAAACTGTTTGTCTGATGATTCCAGGTCCATGAACATCTGGTAAATTTCGTCAAGCACTTCCGGAGGGCGGGCATCTTTACGGTCAATTTTATTTATAACTACAATAATTTTTTTATCGGCTTCCAGGGCTTTCTTTAAAACATACCTGGTCTGTGCCAGCGGCCCTTCGGAAGCATCCACAAGCAGAATTGCTCCGTCAGCCATTTTTAAACCCCGTTCCACTTCGCCTCCGAAATCAGCATGGCCGGGTGTATCAATAATATTTATCTTTACATCTTTCCACAAAATGGAGCAATTTTTTGCAGTGATGGTTATTCCGCGTTCCCGTTCAAGGTCCAGGTTATCCATTATGCGCTCGGGAGTGTCTTTTTCCTGTTTGAGCGTTCCGCTTTGCTTAAGCATGTAGTCCACAAGTGTGGTTTTGCCGTGGTCAACGTGCGCAATGATAGCAATATTCCTGATGCTTTCGTTTTTTTTCATTTTAGTTATTGTTCTTTGGTTGGGTATGTCCGCCAATTATATCAATTTTTTGAGGAAGTACCTAAATATTTTAAAATTGTATCTTTATTTTATGCTCGCCGGCAGGAAGTTTAACAGAAAAACCCATTATTGAAGGATAATCTTCCTGCACCTTTTCTCGCCTTCCATTTTTGCAACCTCCTTTTATTAGGCGGCTGCTACATCATATAAACTTTTCTAGGCGTCTATCAAATAGGGGAAGGCTCGCACTTTTGTTTGTCATTTTTCTGACTCTTTATAAACTAAAAATATGACAGTGCTTAAACCCTGGATTATTTCCGGAAACCGCTTAAGGCTTACTTTTTGAGAATGGATTAGATTATTTATTTTATCCCAAACTGCAGGCATGGATTTCCAGGATAAAGCTATAATAGCGCCAACCCTCTGCGCGCAGTGCGCGGATATTCCTAATCTTTGAAAAGGACTAAGTATATTTTTAAATCCGGCTGCTAATTTTTCAGGAGCTGTGGTTTTGATTAAAAGAGATGAGATTGACATGAGAAGTATTATTCTTAAAACAAACCGGGTTCCTGCGCTTAATCCGTCTTGAGTGAAATTGAAAAATACCGGCAAAAGAAATGAAGCAGCTAAAAACAACCACATCTTACTGATTTCCTTTATATAATCCACAAGGGAAAGTTCTGCAATTACATAGCCCGCAAATAAAAAAAACAGTAAAAACAGATAAAGGTAAATGTTTCCTGTAAATAATATACAAATGCCTGCAAAAAACGCTATAACAATTTTTATTTCGGGTTTTAGATCATGGATAAACGAGTCTCCGCCAATATAGCTTTTATACTTAAACGAATTACTATTTGCAATTTCTTCTTTTAGGGTTGCTTCTATTCCAATATTGTCAGCCAGGTTTTTACAAACCCTGGAGGCAATTAAACCGTTAATCCATCCCATAATTACGGCGCTCAGGCCCAGCCAGGGCAAAAGATAAAATATTTCCTTCTGATTTATCAGAAAAAAATATACAAATATTATCTGTGTAAGGTTGTGAGTTACCGCACCCAGCAGGCTTATACCTGTCAGGCTTAAAAATTTGGTTTTTAATTTTAAAACCACTTTATAACAAGCGCCCATTACAAGAGTGCTGGTTAAAGCCCCAAAAAAACTTAAAAAGAACGATGGAGATAAAAATGTACCAAGGACATAGGAGCTTATTATAGCTCTTATTACTGCAATTTCAAGAGCAGGCCCAAAACCCATATCAACCAATGCTATAAGGGTTATGATATTAGAAAACCCTAACCTGACGCCGGGTATTGGGTGCGGAAACATGGACTCTACAATCTGCAGTACAGAAGCGCAGGAAACAAGCATAGCAATTTTTTTGATTTGAATATTTGATGAGTTATCCATTATTTTTAATAAGCTACTGCGTCACAACTATTATCTTCAGATTTGCCTATAATCTTTATAAACAATCTATTCGGCAGGCAGGTAATCGTCTGGTACGGGAACGAAATCCAACCAACATGCTGGCAAACTTTCAAGGGACATGAAACCTTTGATATTCTGATTTTATTATTCTTTACTTCAACTTCAATATTAGTGCCTTCGATAACAAAATATTTTGTGCTTGAAACGGGCATATCTATTTCTTTAACCAAAACGTTGTCCTTGTAAATTAAAGCCTTCTTCGCATCCGTTTTATTGGCTTTTAAAGGCACACTGCCGGCAATACCTAGAATTAAAATAAGTACAGCCAGCATGTAATCGAATTTTGCCGGCTTAAATAAATATTCTTTATTCAATAATTATACTCCAGTTTCATTTTTTTCAGGCCGTCCGTAAGAGTAACGACTGTTCCTTTATTGGTTTCACTTATTATCAAAGCTTCAGTATCGGGAATAGTTTTTATAATCTCTAATCCCCTTTTTACGCCAAGCGCAAAAACAGCTGTAGCCATTGCATCTGCAGCGATGGGCCCGTCAGTCAGGATAGTGGCACTGATAATTCCTTTGGCGGGGTTTCCTGTACGTGGATCAAATATATGATGATACCTGACCCCATTAACGAAAAAACACCTTTCGTAATCTCCCGAAGAAATTATTGTTTTATCATTGAATCTGAAAACCGTTACCAATTCTCCTGGCTTACGCGGGTGCTGTAAACCTATCTTCCAGGGCCGGCCTTTAAAAGCCCCTCCCATAACCTGTATATCTCCTCCCAGGTTAACCATCGCTTTTTTTATTCCGTTTTCTTTCAGTTTTTTTATTACCATCCGCAGAGAATATTTTTTGGCAATTCCGCCCAGGTCAATTTTCATGCCAGGTTTCAATAAAAACACAGTAGACTTGTCTTTATTTATGATTACATTTTTGTAGTTCACCAGCGGCAAAACCTTTTTAATTTCGCCGGAGGCAGGCAGGCGCAGATTGGAATTATTAAAACCCCATAAGGATCCAAGGGGCCCTACTGTAATATCAAAAGCTCCGCCGGTTAAATCAGAAATTTTTATTGATTCTTCTATGAGATTAAATAATTCTTTATCAACAACAACAGGCTTTATTCCAGCATTTTTATTTATCTGTGAAACCTGGCTGTTTTTTCCGTAACCGCAAAGGCTGTCTATTCTTTCGATTTCTTTAAACGCTTTGTCAATAGAAATTTGGGCCGGGGTTTTATCGGGACTGATTACAGTTATTTCACAAACGGTATCCATCAAAAGTTTTGTTTCTTTATAGGATTTTTCACCGCATCCGCTTATAGAAATAACGGCTAAAAAAATGGGAAACACCCTATAACTAATTTTTAACATAAAATTTAACTTGTGCCCGTACCTGTCGCCAATCATCCCAAATACCGGCGCCATGAGGCAAATGAATACAAAACTAATTGAATAAATTATGCTTGACCAGAATTCAAGGCTTTGCCCGTGCGGGACGCCGACTGCTCTTACATAAAAAGGTAAAAATGGCAGGACACTTGTTAATCCGGCGTTGGATATGAATATTAATACGGCCAGGGCAGATAAATTCTTTTTCCAGACTTCCATGACTAATAAGAAGTTCTCTTTTTTGGGAAGGCGCATCGTCCATGTCTACTGTTTTGTTACTTTGATATACTTTCTTTAGTGTTCCTTCCTCCATATCCCTTAAAATATCTGTCCAGACATATTCAACTTCTCCAACGATTACCGCGTCCGCAAGCAGGAGGCATTCCTCAGGCAATAGGCTTGGATGAACACCGCCAAAAATAACTTTTGCGCCCTTTTCTTTGAATTTACCTGCTATACTGTAAACCTGCTGTGAAGTGAATGTGGTTACAGTTATACCAATCAGGTCAAATTTCTCGTTGTAAGGGATTTCATCCCAATCAGCGTCGACAACTTTAACTTCATGCCCTTCCCTTTCGGACAGCGCGGCAATAATACCGAGATGTAAAGGGGTAAACTTTATATTATTTAAAAACCTGTATAGTCCGCTTCTAATGAACCATTTTGGCTTAATAAGCAATATTTTCATTTTAAAACAGCGAACTCCAGGGTTTGTTCTTTTTAATAAAATCAATGAATTTTAAGGTGTTATTGTTCTGAAGTTTTTCATGTTCCGATACGGTATTTTCATCAATAGGTTCAAAAAAACAGGTATGGTCTTCGGCAAGGTAATCCCCTGTTTTATAGTAGGCGATAGCGCGGCAACCCCCGCAGGTGTGTTTATACCGGCAAATTCCGCATTTCCCTTTGAGATTATTTCTATCCCTAATTTTGTTCATTATTTCGTTTTCCGCCAGAATTTTTGTAAGCGGCTGTGTTTTAACATTTCCGCACATTACTTCACTGTCGAGCAGATGCACGCATGGAGAAACATCGCCCTCCGCGGAAATTCCAATAAAACCCTTTGCGGCCTGGCACCCAAGCTGGCCTATTTCGACTTTAAGTTCTTTCCATTTATTTTCAAGGAATTCCGGCGAGGCAAAAAACGGAGCGTAGCTTACATAACTTAAAGGATACTCCCTGAGCGCAGGATGAATAAT from Elusimicrobiota bacterium harbors:
- the typA gene encoding translational GTPase TypA, whose protein sequence is MTKMKKNESIRNIAIIAHVDHGKTTLVDYMLKQSGTLKQEKDTPERIMDNLDLERERGITITAKNCSILWKDVKINIIDTPGHADFGGEVERGLKMADGAILLVDASEGPLAQTRYVLKKALEADKKIIVVINKIDRKDARPPEVLDEIYQMFMDLESSDKQFDFPVLYSIGREGIAQKKVDEPGKDLHILFDAILKHIPAPSYDPAEPFQMLVCDLSYSDYFGRLAIGKIVNGTAKNSDKLVCLKEGNRIEPLKVTKVQTYNGVELKETEIVKQGDIVILAGIEDVKIGDTICTKENPKALQRISVDEPTMSMLFCVNTSPFSGREGKLVQSRKIYERLTKETLLNVAIQVESTQDSNAFLVKGRGEFQMEILIETMIREGFELNVGSPKIIYKKENGKLLEPIERLFIDCSDSCIGVVSQKLSNRKAKMDNLINHGTGRVRMEFTIPSRSLIGYRNEFIVDTAGTGVINSYLKGYEEYRGSFSKRTTGSLVADREGKAVTYALHNLEPRGTMFIVPGDPVYEGMIVGEHSRDNDLAVNPCKEKNLTNMRSSTSDYICVLAPARKMTLGQAISFIKDDEMVEVTPLSIRMRKNTLSADTRKKLKSDQFKEAE
- a CDS encoding Gx transporter family protein; the protein is MDNSSNIQIKKIAMLVSCASVLQIVESMFPHPIPGVRLGFSNIITLIALVDMGFGPALEIAVIRAIISSYVLGTFLSPSFFLSFFGALTSTLVMGACYKVVLKLKTKFLSLTGISLLGAVTHNLTQIIFVYFFLINQKEIFYLLPWLGLSAVIMGWINGLIASRVCKNLADNIGIEATLKEEIANSNSFKYKSYIGGDSFIHDLKPEIKIVIAFFAGICILFTGNIYLYLFLLFFLFAGYVIAELSLVDYIKEISKMWLFLAASFLLPVFFNFTQDGLSAGTRFVLRIILLMSISSLLIKTTAPEKLAAGFKNILSPFQRLGISAHCAQRVGAIIALSWKSMPAVWDKINNLIHSQKVSLKRFPEIIQGLSTVIFLVYKESEK
- a CDS encoding NusG domain II-containing protein, which gives rise to MNKEYLFKPAKFDYMLAVLILILGIAGSVPLKANKTDAKKALIYKDNVLVKEIDMPVSSTKYFVIEGTNIEVEVKNNKIRISKVSCPLKVCQHVGWISFPYQTITCLPNRLFIKIIGKSEDNSCDAVAY
- a CDS encoding FAD:protein FMN transferase, with amino-acid sequence MEVWKKNLSALAVLIFISNAGLTSVLPFLPFYVRAVGVPHGQSLEFWSSIIYSISFVFICLMAPVFGMIGDRYGHKLNFMLKISYRVFPIFLAVISISGCGEKSYKETKLLMDTVCEITVISPDKTPAQISIDKAFKEIERIDSLCGYGKNSQVSQINKNAGIKPVVVDKELFNLIEESIKISDLTGGAFDITVGPLGSLWGFNNSNLRLPASGEIKKVLPLVNYKNVIINKDKSTVFLLKPGMKIDLGGIAKKYSLRMVIKKLKENGIKKAMVNLGGDIQVMGGAFKGRPWKIGLQHPRKPGELVTVFRFNDKTIISSGDYERCFFVNGVRYHHIFDPRTGNPAKGIISATILTDGPIAADAMATAVFALGVKRGLEIIKTIPDTEALIISETNKGTVVTLTDGLKKMKLEYNY